One Pseudomonas brassicacearum genomic region harbors:
- the ilvD gene encoding dihydroxy-acid dehydratase — translation MPDYRSKTSTHGRNMAGARALWRATGMKDDDFKKPIIAIANSFTQFVPGHVHLKDLGQLVAREIERAGGVAKEFNTIAVDDGIAMGHDGMLYSLPSREIIADSVEYMVNAHCADAIVCISNCDKITPGMLMAALRLNIPVIFVSGGPMEAGKTKLASHGLDLVDAMVIAADSSASDEKVAEYERSACPTCGSCSGMFTANSMNCLTEALGLALPGNGSTLATHSDREQLFLQAGRTIVELCKRYYGENDESVLPRNIANFKAFENAMTLDIAMGGSTNTILHLLAAAQEAEIDFDLRDIDRLSRHVPQLCKVAPNIQKYHMEDVHRAGGIFSILGSLARGGLLHTDLPTVHSKTMAEGIAKWDITQTTDEAVHHFFKAGPAGIPTQTAFSQSTRWETLDDDRENGCIRSVEHAYSQEGGLAVLYGNIALDGCVVKTAGVDESIHVFEGNAKIFESQDSAVRGILADEVKAGDIVIIRYEGPKGGPGMQEMLYPTSYLKSKGLGKACALLTDGRFSGGTSGLSIGHASPEAAAGGAIGLVRDGDKVLIDIPNRSINLLVSDEELAGRRAEQDKKGWKPVEVRPRKVTTALKAYALLATSADKGAVRNKAMLDGL, via the coding sequence ATGCCTGATTACCGCTCGAAAACTTCCACCCATGGCCGCAACATGGCCGGCGCCCGCGCATTGTGGCGCGCCACGGGGATGAAGGATGACGACTTCAAGAAGCCGATCATCGCCATTGCCAACTCCTTCACCCAGTTTGTACCCGGCCACGTGCACCTCAAGGACCTGGGTCAACTGGTTGCCCGGGAAATCGAACGCGCTGGCGGCGTTGCCAAAGAGTTCAACACCATCGCCGTGGACGACGGCATCGCCATGGGCCATGACGGCATGCTCTATTCGCTGCCGAGCCGCGAGATCATCGCCGACTCCGTCGAATACATGGTCAATGCCCACTGTGCCGACGCCATCGTGTGCATTTCCAACTGCGACAAGATCACCCCTGGCATGCTCATGGCCGCCCTGCGCCTGAACATCCCGGTGATCTTCGTTTCCGGCGGTCCAATGGAAGCGGGCAAGACCAAGCTTGCCAGCCACGGTCTCGACCTGGTGGATGCCATGGTGATTGCCGCCGACTCCAGCGCTTCTGACGAGAAAGTCGCCGAGTACGAGCGTAGCGCCTGCCCGACCTGCGGTTCGTGCTCCGGCATGTTCACCGCCAACTCGATGAACTGCCTCACCGAAGCCTTGGGCCTGGCCCTGCCAGGCAACGGTTCCACCCTGGCCACCCACAGCGACCGCGAACAGCTGTTCCTGCAGGCCGGCCGGACCATCGTCGAACTGTGCAAACGCTACTATGGCGAGAACGACGAGTCGGTGTTGCCGCGCAACATTGCCAACTTCAAGGCATTCGAAAACGCCATGACCCTGGACATCGCCATGGGCGGTTCCACCAACACCATCCTGCATTTGCTGGCCGCCGCCCAGGAAGCCGAAATCGATTTCGACCTGCGCGACATCGACCGCCTGTCCCGTCACGTGCCGCAACTGTGCAAGGTCGCGCCGAACATCCAGAAGTACCACATGGAAGATGTGCACCGCGCTGGCGGGATCTTCAGCATCCTCGGCTCCCTGGCCCGTGGTGGCTTGCTGCACACCGACCTGCCGACCGTGCACAGCAAGACCATGGCCGAGGGCATCGCCAAGTGGGACATCACCCAGACCACTGACGAAGCCGTGCATCACTTCTTCAAGGCCGGCCCGGCGGGCATTCCGACGCAAACCGCATTCAGCCAGTCGACCCGTTGGGAAACCCTGGACGACGATCGTGAAAACGGCTGTATCCGCAGTGTCGAGCACGCGTACTCTCAAGAAGGCGGCCTGGCCGTGCTCTACGGCAACATCGCCCTGGACGGCTGCGTGGTGAAAACCGCCGGCGTCGATGAGTCGATCCATGTGTTCGAAGGCAACGCCAAGATTTTCGAAAGCCAGGACAGCGCGGTGCGCGGGATCCTCGCCGACGAAGTGAAGGCCGGCGATATCGTGATCATCCGCTATGAAGGCCCGAAAGGCGGTCCGGGCATGCAGGAAATGCTCTACCCCACCTCCTACCTGAAGTCCAAGGGCCTGGGCAAAGCCTGCGCCTTGCTGACCGATGGTCGTTTCTCCGGCGGTACTTCGGGCCTGTCCATTGGCCACGCTTCGCCGGAGGCTGCTGCTGGCGGTGCCATCGGCCTGGTGCGGGACGGCGACAAGGTGCTGATCGACATTCCGAACCGCTCGATCAACCTGTTGGTCAGCGACGAAGAATTGGCCGGACGTCGCGCCGAACAGGATAAGAAAGGCTGGAAGCCAGTGGAAGTGCGTCCGCGCAAAGTCACCACGGCGCTCAAGGCCTACGCCCTGCTCGCCACCAGCGCCGACAAGGGCGCTGTGCGGAACAAGGCGATGCTGGACGGCCTGTAA